In Stieleria varia, one genomic interval encodes:
- a CDS encoding DUF6513 domain-containing protein: MTRHTIQPTPGDHYHFVTGKLAEPAVRRIVHELSQQYGFDYSIGVMPITVAALMTPRWLSGRLQPPAETTHVIVPGFCESGIEELSARLKPLLVVGPRDCREMSELFGGQTEPPALDRYNIQIIAEINHAPRFSFDQILAQALQLRDDGADMIDIGCDPSKRFEDVGQWVGDLVAAGLQVSIDTFDPWEAAKATGAGASLVLSVNSTNRQQACDWGTEVVVIPDTPRDLDSLDQTIEYLARRNVPMRLDPILEPIGAGLADSLVRYADCRRRYPELPMMMGIGNLTELTDVDSAGINLLLLGICEELQIHSVLTTQVINWARTSVRECDMARRLTAHSVAEGVPPKNLSEALVMLRDRRLRPFPPESLTELAQAIKDNNYRIFAQDDQLHLLAAGLHLSDEDPFRLFERLMSENVSDNVDAGHAFYLGYEMAKASIALTLGKQYEQDRALNWGMLTRTEDLHRIKRTSRHRKTST, translated from the coding sequence GTGACCCGTCACACGATCCAACCGACGCCCGGTGATCACTACCATTTTGTCACCGGCAAACTGGCAGAACCCGCCGTTCGCCGAATCGTTCACGAACTGTCGCAACAGTACGGATTTGACTACTCCATCGGCGTGATGCCGATCACCGTCGCTGCGCTGATGACGCCCCGATGGTTGTCGGGACGCTTGCAACCGCCAGCGGAAACCACACATGTGATCGTCCCCGGGTTTTGTGAATCGGGAATCGAAGAACTTTCCGCACGGTTAAAACCATTGCTCGTCGTTGGGCCACGGGATTGCCGCGAGATGTCCGAGTTGTTCGGCGGTCAAACCGAGCCTCCTGCCTTGGATCGTTACAACATCCAGATCATCGCCGAAATCAACCACGCGCCACGATTCTCCTTCGACCAGATTCTTGCCCAGGCTCTGCAACTGCGTGATGACGGGGCTGACATGATCGACATCGGTTGCGACCCGAGTAAACGTTTTGAGGATGTGGGGCAATGGGTCGGCGACTTGGTCGCAGCGGGTCTACAGGTCTCAATCGATACGTTCGATCCTTGGGAAGCCGCCAAGGCAACTGGGGCCGGAGCGTCGCTCGTGCTGAGCGTCAATTCCACCAATCGTCAGCAGGCATGCGACTGGGGGACCGAAGTCGTGGTGATTCCCGACACGCCTCGCGATTTGGACAGCTTGGATCAAACGATCGAGTACCTCGCGCGACGCAACGTACCGATGCGACTGGACCCCATCCTGGAACCCATCGGTGCGGGACTGGCCGACAGTCTGGTTCGATACGCGGATTGTCGGCGACGCTATCCCGAACTGCCGATGATGATGGGCATCGGCAACTTGACCGAACTGACCGACGTCGATTCGGCAGGCATCAATCTGCTGTTGTTGGGCATCTGCGAAGAGCTGCAGATCCATAGCGTGTTGACCACGCAGGTCATCAATTGGGCGCGGACTTCGGTACGTGAGTGTGACATGGCCAGACGGTTGACCGCGCACTCGGTTGCCGAAGGCGTACCGCCCAAGAATCTTTCCGAGGCGCTGGTCATGCTGCGTGACCGTCGATTGCGCCCCTTTCCTCCGGAGTCGCTGACGGAGTTGGCTCAGGCGATCAAAGACAACAACTATCGGATCTTTGCCCAAGACGACCAACTTCACTTGCTCGCCGCAGGGCTGCATCTCAGCGACGAAGACCCGTTTCGACTTTTTGAGCGTCTGATGTCCGAAAATGTCTCGGACAACGTCGATGCCGGTCACGCGTTTTATCTTGGCTACGAGATGGCCAAAGCGAGCATCGCACTGACCTTGGGCAAGCAATACGAGCAGGACCGCGCACTCAACTGGGGCATGCTGACCAGGACAGAAGACCTGCACCGAATCAAACGCACCAGCCGCCATCGCAAAACGTCAACGTAA
- a CDS encoding S8 family serine peptidase, producing MAKRRRARGSSPPATARPQELEEGYDGLDSDTGVGAESLSEFTGRKIVTILSDDPADKKKVCEYFSARDVKDMLQTADYVESVFDMADVSSSDTMVFDHLPILVLNDKPNVQAALAAQPASVQDEEVRRLFVVEDEKRHFMSCLDEGCGQQTAMGFSSASRGAGGQRGAEPPALSPYHQGYLRGIQSLASQMLGGLPDEPAPNDGAAISPTSFGGCFSDTASFTWGLQATGVAASSLTGNGIRVAILDTGFEFGHPDANFASRVVGNATFVGGTAQDHHGHGTHVAGTACGPRDPGLSTRRYGIASEAEILVARVLGPTGGNDTTILGGINWAIGQGCDLINMSLGPRVCVASPAFSASHERAARIALGNGILMIAAAGNNSSRPGRVCPVVGPAAAPSIVAVAAVDNCGRIASFSNQGQNSSGGEINFAAPGVDVFSAWTNPTRHRSIPGTSMASPHVAGIAALIAQQTGLRGLPLYRELRSRARDIGHSRADMGNGFVSL from the coding sequence ATGGCAAAGCGTAGACGAGCCCGCGGTAGTTCCCCCCCAGCCACTGCACGTCCTCAAGAGCTTGAGGAAGGATATGACGGTCTTGATTCGGACACTGGTGTGGGTGCCGAATCACTGAGTGAATTCACCGGGCGAAAGATCGTGACGATTTTGTCTGACGACCCGGCTGACAAGAAAAAGGTGTGCGAGTATTTCTCAGCAAGAGACGTCAAGGACATGCTGCAAACCGCCGACTACGTCGAGAGTGTTTTCGACATGGCCGACGTCTCATCGAGTGACACGATGGTGTTTGATCATCTTCCCATTTTGGTGTTGAACGATAAACCCAATGTTCAAGCGGCGCTTGCTGCTCAACCCGCGAGTGTCCAGGACGAAGAAGTCCGTCGCCTCTTTGTGGTGGAAGATGAGAAGCGACATTTCATGAGCTGTCTGGATGAAGGATGTGGGCAACAAACTGCGATGGGTTTTTCTTCGGCTTCCCGGGGTGCAGGGGGTCAGCGTGGTGCTGAGCCACCAGCGCTCTCACCGTACCATCAAGGATACTTGCGCGGGATTCAATCACTTGCAAGCCAGATGCTGGGCGGTCTGCCGGATGAGCCAGCGCCCAATGACGGCGCAGCGATCTCGCCCACTTCCTTTGGCGGATGTTTCAGTGACACGGCATCGTTCACGTGGGGATTACAGGCAACGGGAGTCGCGGCATCAAGTTTGACTGGCAACGGGATACGAGTTGCGATCCTTGACACGGGCTTTGAGTTTGGACATCCCGATGCCAATTTTGCGTCTCGGGTGGTTGGCAACGCGACGTTTGTGGGAGGCACTGCTCAGGATCATCATGGACATGGAACTCATGTTGCGGGGACTGCATGTGGACCTCGAGATCCTGGGCTCAGTACGCGACGCTACGGAATTGCGAGCGAAGCCGAGATATTGGTTGCTCGCGTCCTAGGGCCTACCGGCGGAAATGACACCACGATTTTGGGCGGGATCAATTGGGCGATCGGTCAAGGATGTGACCTGATCAACATGTCATTGGGGCCAAGGGTATGCGTTGCATCGCCCGCGTTCTCCGCAAGTCACGAACGAGCTGCTCGAATCGCTTTGGGTAATGGAATCTTGATGATTGCTGCTGCCGGTAACAACAGCAGCCGTCCTGGCCGAGTCTGTCCGGTCGTGGGGCCTGCCGCTGCTCCGTCGATTGTTGCGGTCGCCGCAGTTGACAACTGCGGGCGAATCGCAAGTTTTTCGAACCAAGGTCAAAACAGCAGCGGAGGCGAAATCAATTTCGCGGCTCCCGGTGTGGACGTTTTTTCGGCATGGACCAACCCGACGCGTCATCGCAGCATTCCAGGCACCAGCATGGCGTCGCCGCACGTTGCCGGGATAGCAGCCTTGATCGCTCAGCAAACCGGATTGCGAGGCTTGCCGTTGTACCGCGAGTTGCGTTCCAGAGCGCGCGACATCGGACACAGTCGAGCAGACATGGGCAACGGTTTTGTCAGCTTGTAA
- a CDS encoding trans-sulfuration enzyme family protein, which translates to MDFSVRQAGLSTRCVHAGERRQKAEGSITAPVFNASTYTFESTEDLLRYVKGEEQREEYGRYGNPNERSVEAKIAALEKAEDAIVYGSGMAAIVGLLMTKLSAGDEIVFFDQCYHRSREFCAKHLARFGVITHQVTTGDFDAMEAAINDKTKMLVSESPTNPHLTVIDLEKFAAVGKANEVETLIDATLATPYNLSPLEYGIDYVLHSATKYLGGHNDLIAGIICGRKESLDPIRSMRGILGNISAPNNLYLLERGLKTFSLRMQRHNENGQRVAEFLESHPRVGRVFYPGLPSHPTHDIAAAQMKGFGGLITFEIQDADWQETARIVDAAQIPRIAASLGGVESLIEQPLVMSYYHCTPEDRKRFGISDNMIRMSCGIEDADDLIVDLEQALTA; encoded by the coding sequence TTGGATTTCTCGGTTCGACAAGCCGGTTTATCGACGCGATGCGTCCACGCGGGCGAACGGCGGCAGAAAGCCGAAGGCTCCATCACCGCCCCAGTCTTCAACGCGTCCACGTACACGTTCGAATCGACTGAAGACCTATTGCGGTATGTCAAAGGCGAAGAGCAGCGGGAGGAATACGGACGCTACGGCAATCCGAACGAACGAAGTGTCGAAGCCAAAATCGCGGCACTAGAAAAAGCCGAAGACGCAATCGTTTACGGCAGCGGGATGGCGGCCATCGTCGGACTGCTGATGACCAAACTCAGCGCCGGCGACGAAATCGTTTTCTTCGATCAATGTTACCACCGCAGTCGCGAGTTCTGCGCAAAACACTTGGCCCGATTCGGCGTCATCACCCATCAAGTCACCACGGGTGATTTCGATGCGATGGAAGCCGCCATCAACGACAAGACCAAGATGCTGGTCAGCGAGTCGCCAACGAATCCTCACTTGACGGTCATCGACTTAGAAAAGTTTGCTGCCGTTGGTAAAGCCAACGAAGTCGAAACATTGATCGATGCCACGCTGGCAACGCCCTACAACCTTAGCCCGCTGGAGTACGGCATCGACTACGTGCTGCACTCTGCGACAAAGTACCTGGGCGGACATAACGACTTGATCGCCGGTATCATTTGCGGTCGCAAAGAGTCACTCGATCCGATCCGCTCGATGCGAGGCATCCTGGGAAACATCAGCGCGCCAAACAATCTCTACTTGCTCGAACGTGGCCTAAAAACGTTTTCGTTGAGAATGCAACGACACAACGAAAACGGACAGCGTGTCGCCGAGTTCCTGGAATCACATCCTCGCGTGGGACGTGTTTTCTACCCCGGCCTGCCCAGCCATCCGACCCACGACATTGCCGCGGCGCAGATGAAGGGTTTTGGTGGGCTGATCACCTTTGAAATCCAAGACGCTGATTGGCAGGAAACGGCTCGCATCGTCGACGCAGCGCAGATTCCTCGAATCGCAGCCAGCTTGGGTGGCGTGGAGTCGCTGATCGAACAGCCCTTGGTCATGAGCTACTATCACTGCACGCCAGAGGATCGGAAACGATTCGGCATCAGCGACAACATGATCCGGATGTCGTGCGGCATCGAGGACGCGGATGACTTGATCGTCGATCTGGAACAAGCGTTGACGGCATGA
- a CDS encoding trans-sulfuration enzyme family protein yields the protein MSESSSSKETCPAQDSFRTRAIHVGNELDPATGAVVPPIHLASTFRQPGAGVWGEFDYSRSGNPTRTNLQKTLASLEGGCGALAFSSGMAAIHCVTMLLSSGDHVVAGCDLYGGAYRLLHKICNRSGIGVTLVDMTDVDQVQAAINDNTKLIWAETIGNPRLSIPDLSALTAIARPKKILTGVDNTFGTPALCRPLEQGMDIVMHSATKYLGGHSDCLGGTLAVADPKLFDELYYVQNATGAVLDPLSCFLVSRGLKTLDLRVRAQSETALQLALWLQDHPQVKSVLYPGLPSHPQHDRAGKTLQGGFGAMLTFELDGTLQQTARVCESTRLFHLAVSLGAVESLIEQPATMSHASYDAADRVKFGITDGLIRLSVGLESFEDLRDDLANAIRSA from the coding sequence ATGAGTGAGTCGTCGTCATCCAAAGAAACTTGCCCAGCACAGGACTCGTTTCGCACGCGTGCCATCCATGTCGGCAACGAGCTCGACCCGGCAACCGGCGCGGTAGTTCCGCCGATTCACCTTGCCAGCACCTTTCGTCAGCCGGGGGCCGGAGTCTGGGGTGAGTTTGATTACTCACGCAGCGGCAACCCCACTCGGACGAACTTGCAGAAAACGCTGGCGTCCCTGGAGGGCGGTTGCGGGGCTTTAGCTTTTTCGTCGGGGATGGCCGCCATCCACTGCGTCACCATGCTGCTCAGTAGTGGCGATCACGTCGTGGCCGGTTGTGACTTGTACGGAGGTGCCTATCGACTGCTGCACAAAATCTGTAACCGCAGCGGAATCGGCGTGACGCTTGTCGATATGACCGATGTCGATCAAGTCCAGGCGGCCATCAACGACAACACCAAACTGATTTGGGCCGAGACGATCGGAAACCCCCGACTGTCGATTCCAGATCTCTCGGCGCTGACCGCGATCGCTCGCCCTAAAAAAATCCTGACGGGCGTGGACAACACCTTCGGAACCCCCGCCTTGTGCCGTCCCCTGGAACAGGGCATGGACATCGTCATGCATTCGGCGACGAAGTACCTTGGAGGTCACAGCGACTGCTTGGGTGGAACGCTCGCGGTTGCCGATCCGAAGCTTTTTGACGAACTGTATTACGTCCAGAACGCGACCGGAGCCGTCTTGGATCCGCTGAGTTGCTTTCTCGTCAGTCGCGGACTCAAAACGTTGGACTTGAGGGTCCGTGCTCAGTCCGAGACGGCGCTGCAGTTGGCGCTGTGGCTACAGGATCATCCGCAAGTCAAATCGGTGTTGTACCCTGGCCTGCCATCACACCCGCAACATGATCGCGCTGGCAAAACCTTGCAGGGCGGTTTCGGCGCAATGCTTACCTTTGAGCTCGACGGCACGCTGCAACAAACCGCCCGTGTATGCGAGTCGACCCGGTTGTTCCATCTTGCCGTCAGCCTCGGAGCGGTCGAGTCGCTGATCGAACAACCCGCAACCATGTCTCACGCCAGCTACGACGCAGCCGACCGCGTCAAATTTGGAATCACCGACGGCCTGATCCGCCTCTCAGTAGGTCTGGAATCATTCGAAGACCTTCGCGACGACCTGGCCAACGCCATCCGCTCAGCGTAG
- a CDS encoding DUF1569 domain-containing protein — MPEMRSLRFETFDEAFEEAESLSRGKVRTTGNYTFGQIIEHLARTLDIVSGQRRGPTSSLAMRMFARLVRPFVLKKARPGFKLPVNAQSIFWPTEDVPTDQAMDHLRSAARVFQNMSPLPTHPFFGSMSRQQHDQLQCRHFELHLGFVHPD, encoded by the coding sequence ATGCCCGAAATGAGATCACTTCGGTTCGAAACGTTCGACGAAGCATTCGAGGAAGCGGAGTCTTTGTCGAGAGGGAAAGTTCGGACCACGGGCAACTATACCTTCGGTCAGATCATCGAGCACCTTGCCCGAACCCTCGACATCGTCAGCGGACAACGGCGGGGCCCCACCTCCTCATTGGCGATGCGGATGTTCGCGAGGCTGGTGCGACCATTCGTCTTGAAAAAAGCCAGACCGGGATTCAAGCTACCCGTCAATGCACAATCCATCTTTTGGCCTACGGAAGACGTCCCCACCGATCAAGCCATGGATCATTTGCGCAGTGCCGCCCGCGTTTTCCAAAACATGTCACCGCTGCCAACCCATCCTTTCTTTGGATCGATGAGCCGCCAGCAACACGACCAACTCCAGTGCCGGCACTTCGAACTGCACCTGGGATTCGTCCACCCCGACTAA
- a CDS encoding fumarylacetoacetate hydrolase family protein, producing MAICRISAPAGQSEFALYRDGQVCLLSQLLDEVPDAAELFSLPMSWWDGLPDPTPDQWVSAGDNLLPPVDSPGKVICIGLNYRDHAIETGAAIPDEPVVFSKFPSTIIGHGDSIELPSVSREVDYEAELVVVIGKSGKLIPAERAMEHVFGYTCGHDVSARDWQKGRPGGQWLLGKTFDTFAPIGPCIVTQTEVPDPNDLRVQMVLNGEIVQDSTTAQLIFDIPAIIEHVSKVVTLSPGDLIFTGTPPGVGAARNPPLFLKPGDVCSVIVQGIGTLTNRCV from the coding sequence ATGGCGATTTGTCGAATTTCCGCTCCCGCTGGCCAGTCTGAATTTGCCCTGTATCGAGACGGGCAAGTGTGTTTGTTGTCGCAGTTGTTGGACGAAGTGCCCGATGCGGCGGAACTGTTTTCCCTGCCCATGTCCTGGTGGGATGGCTTGCCCGATCCGACACCCGACCAATGGGTTTCTGCTGGCGACAACTTGCTGCCACCGGTAGATTCACCCGGCAAAGTCATTTGCATTGGACTGAACTATCGCGATCATGCCATCGAAACGGGGGCCGCGATTCCGGATGAACCCGTCGTGTTCAGTAAATTTCCATCGACGATCATCGGTCATGGCGACTCGATCGAGCTGCCATCGGTGTCTCGGGAAGTGGACTATGAAGCCGAACTGGTCGTGGTGATTGGCAAATCGGGCAAGCTCATCCCCGCGGAGCGGGCGATGGAACACGTGTTCGGATACACCTGCGGCCACGATGTCTCGGCGCGAGATTGGCAAAAGGGTCGTCCCGGCGGTCAGTGGTTGCTGGGCAAGACCTTTGACACCTTCGCACCCATCGGTCCCTGCATCGTCACGCAAACTGAAGTCCCAGATCCCAACGACTTGCGTGTTCAAATGGTGCTCAACGGCGAGATCGTCCAAGACAGCACGACGGCGCAACTGATCTTTGACATCCCCGCCATCATCGAGCACGTTTCCAAAGTCGTCACGTTATCCCCGGGCGACTTGATCTTCACAGGAACGCCACCGGGCGTCGGTGCCGCTCGTAATCCGCCGCTGTTCCTCAAACCCGGCGATGTTTGCAGTGTGATCGTTCAAGGAATCGGCACACTCACCAACCGTTGCGTTTGA
- a CDS encoding NUDIX hydrolase, whose translation MTDYLDRLPEPLRILGNSDDGEIQIIATDRGQSDATDSNLKTGIVFEDRWLMVVRDQVRFPDQHEGHYVRIVEKAQLNKVGGTVIVPVVDGCIVFVELYRHATRRWEWELPRGYQEPGLTPEQNAMKETQEEIGVAAVSVSEIGRVTPNTGLLSSEVVVFAAMLPSGCIEQMRGEHREAIRSVLAVPFEEVDRFIQQNVRCGFSLSAMYWTRASGIMD comes from the coding sequence ATGACCGACTATTTGGACCGACTGCCGGAACCATTGAGAATCCTGGGAAACTCGGACGATGGTGAGATTCAGATCATCGCAACCGATCGTGGTCAGTCCGATGCGACGGACAGCAACCTCAAGACAGGAATTGTGTTCGAAGATCGCTGGTTGATGGTGGTGAGAGATCAAGTCCGGTTCCCGGATCAACACGAGGGGCACTATGTGCGAATCGTGGAAAAGGCACAGTTGAACAAGGTCGGGGGAACGGTGATCGTTCCGGTCGTGGACGGATGCATCGTGTTCGTGGAACTTTATCGTCATGCAACGCGACGATGGGAGTGGGAGCTGCCACGAGGGTACCAGGAGCCCGGTCTGACGCCCGAGCAAAATGCGATGAAGGAAACCCAAGAAGAGATTGGTGTGGCCGCCGTGTCGGTAAGTGAAATCGGCCGAGTCACACCCAACACGGGGCTACTTTCGAGCGAAGTGGTGGTGTTCGCCGCCATGCTGCCGTCCGGGTGCATTGAGCAGATGAGAGGCGAGCATCGTGAAGCCATCCGAAGCGTTTTAGCAGTGCCTTTTGAGGAAGTCGACAGATTCATCCAACAGAATGTCCGTTGCGGTTTTTCACTCAGCGCCATGTATTGGACTCGTGCCAGCGGGATCATGGATTAG
- a CDS encoding DUF4062 domain-containing protein — translation MSLHVFLSGVSSEFRDRRQSLATLLRRFRNLSIDPIIQEDLTEASTPSGALVDKLIANVRQCSLVICLVGHDAGYPHSTQERLECMRLAEERLSLSYQKSDALLGGLWHAWRELNLGMTYTQLEFFLAASVFSEDTRTRVCLPIPNTNPQRFPEIIQAQRLLSVAAESRQDRYLEFLRASEQLIDWCDLDSAETDVVTLAVEFALQQRDISLGVGQQVSAREAVQRGVIVLKDLNLRARLTDDAYRSFYRDLVWPRLTHNLITLADRSDYTSLIQGVQRLFAVASDHSYLIVAVSTTHIQTLRYSGNLAQPPSTEVVEFDGEHESFLGASCDGRIVLTHTPHRGYVLRTCVGFERAFADPDWRPDQLITVLNHVGGDVTAPWFTVRRGEQFFQFSASKPNATPCDAESLPPACTALPLSVIPLSMTNDEGVYSLPMTQSWSPLDPKSVVCVAKSRRRFAIHRYQTIRLSELFLICRTPVYEGTVTEVCIESVNRMVAVKASLAVRDDETPEIQEALHIGSEGDWTIPIPLVFMGSSNLDSFPRIHLPGDDAMDKVWPFDGKGRYGWSPDGQYLVFVEEISIQMSSTRRQNEACIWVYRFPRPLRRETADQLLRVLEELIDGLQPIMAMGRLAPTRSGSSS, via the coding sequence ATGTCGCTCCATGTCTTTCTCTCCGGTGTCTCGTCTGAATTTCGAGATCGTCGCCAATCGTTGGCAACGCTGTTGCGCAGGTTCCGCAATCTGAGTATCGATCCGATCATTCAGGAGGATTTGACCGAAGCTAGCACGCCCAGTGGCGCGTTGGTCGACAAACTGATTGCGAACGTGCGGCAGTGCAGTTTGGTGATTTGTCTGGTCGGGCATGATGCAGGCTATCCCCATTCGACACAGGAACGACTGGAGTGCATGCGATTGGCAGAGGAGCGACTCTCGCTCAGTTACCAAAAGTCGGACGCATTGCTGGGAGGTTTGTGGCATGCCTGGCGGGAACTGAATCTTGGCATGACGTACACACAGTTGGAATTCTTTCTCGCGGCCTCGGTTTTCTCCGAAGACACACGTACCAGGGTCTGTTTGCCTATCCCCAACACAAACCCACAACGGTTTCCCGAGATCATTCAGGCACAGCGTCTGCTGTCCGTGGCAGCCGAAAGCCGGCAAGATCGGTACCTGGAGTTCCTGAGAGCATCGGAGCAATTGATCGATTGGTGTGATCTCGATTCGGCTGAAACCGATGTGGTCACCCTGGCCGTCGAATTTGCCCTGCAGCAACGCGATATTTCGCTTGGCGTCGGGCAACAGGTTTCTGCCCGTGAGGCGGTTCAACGTGGAGTTATCGTTCTCAAAGACTTGAACTTGAGGGCACGTCTGACGGACGATGCCTACAGAAGTTTCTATCGAGATCTGGTCTGGCCACGTTTGACACACAACTTGATCACTTTGGCCGACCGGTCGGATTACACCAGTCTGATCCAGGGTGTGCAACGACTTTTTGCAGTGGCATCGGATCACTCGTATCTGATTGTCGCTGTATCAACCACTCACATCCAGACGCTTCGATACTCTGGCAATTTGGCACAACCTCCGTCGACGGAGGTTGTGGAGTTTGATGGCGAGCACGAGAGTTTTCTTGGTGCCTCGTGCGACGGTCGCATTGTTCTGACGCATACCCCTCATCGCGGCTACGTGTTGCGAACCTGTGTGGGATTCGAGCGCGCGTTTGCGGACCCCGACTGGCGACCTGATCAACTGATCACGGTTCTCAATCACGTCGGCGGCGATGTGACAGCCCCTTGGTTCACCGTACGACGGGGCGAACAGTTTTTTCAGTTCTCCGCAAGCAAGCCGAATGCAACACCTTGTGACGCTGAATCGTTGCCTCCTGCCTGCACCGCTTTGCCGCTGAGCGTCATTCCATTGTCCATGACAAATGACGAGGGAGTCTATTCGTTGCCGATGACACAGTCGTGGTCGCCTCTGGACCCAAAGTCCGTCGTGTGTGTTGCAAAGTCACGACGACGATTTGCCATTCATCGCTACCAAACGATTCGACTATCGGAACTCTTTCTGATCTGTAGAACGCCCGTCTACGAAGGCACCGTCACGGAGGTCTGCATCGAGTCGGTGAACCGAATGGTGGCGGTCAAAGCCAGCCTTGCCGTGCGTGATGATGAAACACCGGAAATCCAGGAAGCACTTCATATCGGATCCGAAGGAGACTGGACGATTCCGATCCCACTGGTCTTCATGGGCTCAAGCAACTTGGATTCCTTTCCCAGAATCCATCTTCCAGGCGACGATGCGATGGACAAAGTCTGGCCGTTTGACGGCAAAGGGCGCTATGGTTGGTCGCCCGACGGGCAGTACCTAGTCTTCGTCGAAGAAATAAGCATTCAGATGTCGTCAACGCGTCGACAAAACGAGGCGTGCATTTGGGTCTATCGGTTCCCCAGGCCGCTGAGGAGAGAGACCGCCGATCAACTCCTAAGAGTGCTAGAGGAATTGATCGACGGCCTTCAACCGATCATGGCCATGGGAAGATTAGCGCCGACTCGCTCGGGATCGTCCTCTTGA